TAAGGCTCTTTGGCAATGACACAGAAGTAATTACAGTGTAATGGTCAAAACAGAGAAAGCTAAAAGTCAAAGCTGAGTCACCACACTTACTTTACAGGTGTAAATGCGATTATCATACTGAGCAGAATAACGACAGCGATGCCTCGCCTCGTGGCGCACTCCCTCTCCTAAGTGGTTCATGCTGTTCTTGCAGCCAGAGCTGAGGTAATCACATTAACACAGAAtgtaaaacaacagaaacagaaaaagactgaagcaaaaatgattttaaaaaaagactggcAAGAAATACTTACCCACAACTGAGGCACAGGCTAGAGCAGGTGAAGTATTCATCAGGAAAGAAGCAACTGTGTGCTACCAGCTCACCTGCAATTTCCCCACTGAAGCGCTCGCTCAGTGCCTGTAGGGAAATTAAAGATCAGCAGATATTAATACATAAACTGCTGTCAGACCAATTCAAAAATGCATTACCATGTGATGCAGAAACAAGCAGACTTCTAAATGCAGCCCTACCTGCAGGGCTTTGAAGATGACCACAGGCGTGCGTGGAGAACGGGTGGCGTTGTTATCCAGGAGCTGCTCCAGTTTATTCTGTAGGCCACGAAAGTCAGTAGGAGGACTGAGAGTCTGCGTACCCCAGTAGTGGACAGAACTAAAGGCCTCTGGAAAGCGTGAAAGCTTCCTGAAGCGCTCCAACAGCAGCCGATCTACTGACTCGGATGACTTATCTACAACAGGACAAAAATTGAATGGTTATTAACATTGGCTAAAATATACTGCAGATAAACCTTTAGCATTTATCGACAGTTCTTAAAATATTGTGCCTGAAAGAATGCATGTGACATGTGTGGAGAAATAGACAATAATTTCCTCTATAAGAAATACAAATGTGACTTTCATTCCAAAAAACAGCATGTGGGTAATAAACCAAAGAGCGAAAACATGAAGTTTGTTGTCCCACACTTTGAGGGTTCTTTCGGATTTTAACCCACAACTTGAAAGTAATGCAATTTAAATGATTTATCTCCTTATAAATACCACTTAGTGTCcacagtttttccatttttgtgtTAAAAACAACTTGCAGAAACTTGCAGCTTCATTTTGCCAGGTGATGCACCAGAGTGGTCAAAGGGTCTTCTTATTTCTGTCGGCTTTGTTTCTattacattcacacacaagAAGATGATTTACGTTGATTTATGTACCTGTGCTTTTTTGAATGTTTGTGTTCGTGGTGTTGTATGTTTATTTTCCTTATAGGTGCGCCAGTTGGTGATACATTGTGTATTTCTATTTGTACTCTATCCTTTTATTATGTCTTCCCCAatccccaccaccaccatttTCTTCCTGCCTGTCTTGCCTTAGACATTGTCATACTATATACCACGTATAATGTAATACCTGAAATAAACACGAatagaaatgaagaaataaaccCTGAACACGACGAACCTGTGGAGATTTTATAGAGTTGatcttggaaaagcaaaatgtgtttggcacaaTAGTGAATTCAAATCATAATTCTGAATGCAAAAGCTGCCAGACAGACAgggttttttgtaaaaaaaaagaaaaaaaagaaaaagaatgatCGATATCAGACGATAGTAAAAACAGGCAGGCTTCCTCAGTAAAAAGGCTTATCCAAAGAGCAAATTGCAAGTCTCTGCAAGCTGATTATTATACCAGAGCGAGAGGAAAACAAACCAGTAGATACTGAGGACTGGAAAACACATCACACTCTTAGAGTTTAGACAAATTCAAATTATGATTCCCAATAATGTACAATATCTGGTGTTAAAACTAGatgtaaatgtgtaaaaaccGGTGTGACTACAGCTATAAATGTACATTTCTTTATCATTTCCAGATTTAACTAATGTTGGAAAGCTGATTTCGACCTCCAGATAACAGGGATAGAAGGCTAATATTTGCTAAACCCCAAATTATATGCAATGCTTAACCTTCAGTTGACTTTAAAGGGGCCACTTGTAGTCCTTTGATACAGTGATCGATAACTACTGTATATTCAGAGTGTCAGAGTGAAGatgttaaataaagttatttttaaaggtttaagttattacattGCACCCTTTAACTGGAGGAGGTGTTTTACCTGAACCCAGCAACTTAGTGTGGACTGTTTCATGGAAGATGACTACAGCGGGGCCCAGGGTGGACAGTGGAACATCCAGGCCACAGCGTGCTGTCGTTGCCTTCAGTTCCTTGGTGAAATGCTTCAAATATGCGTCCGAAGCATCTCCGAGGAACTTGAAGAGGTCATCGTGGAGACGGTCAGCATGGGTGCGGTAGATGATGAGGTCAGAGATGGCGAGCACCTTGAGTAAGAGACGTGTTCTCTGGCCTTGTTTGGAACTGTTCCCAAGCAGCCCCTCTGTATCAATGACCACTAATTTATGGATGGGATCAAATGCCGCCCACACTCCCACTGTGCACGACTCTTGTGCGGGAGATGTCTTGAACACCTCTCTGCCCATGAAGAATGTGTGGTTCAAGGTGTGAGATTTGCCCTCTCCCGTGTTACCAAAGATGGACACCACCTTCAGCAGCTGGTCGGGCGAGCAGCTGAGGCTCTTCATGAAGGAagcttcatcttttatcttagAACAAACAACAAGTGTAAAAACTTTAAAgcataaacaaagaaaatggaATATGGTCCTATTTAATGCCCACTTGCACAGCTTACCTGCATTTCCTCATTCTCATCAACCAGAAGAAAGCTTGATACCTTCTCCAGAAGTTTAGCCTTCTGAGATTTGATCTCATCGGCTATACAGACAGCAGGCTGGGCAGATGTTTGGACAGAGTTGCCTTCTGCAGGTTTGGGTGGCGGAGGATAATGTGTAAGCTGGTGTTTCTTCTTGTTGCCTCCACTGTGGGTACGTTTCTGACAGTCCTGACACAGGTTAACTTTGCAGTTCTGGCAACGGACCACAGATCGATGGCGCGTGCCACTATCCCCACTACCTCCTTTACAGTTGTCACAGTATGGGACATGTCCAGGACCTAGCTGGACCCGCTCGTGGTTCTTTAGCCGGTCATGACTATGGAGGTCGAGCTCACAGCGAACACACTGCAGGCTTTTGCAATCAACACACTCAAATGCCGCCTCCTCAAAGCCACCACAGGAATAACTCTCCTGACATATCAGACTAGTATTGACTCCCTTTTCTGAAGATGAGCCATACCCATTCATCGTTTCTTAAGGAGTGAGCTTGAATACAGACTGGCGCTTATTGGAACAGCTTTGACAACAGCACCAGCTACTTCCAATAGCAATTAATGAAAAATGCACAGTGCAGTAATACTGAAAACTAAAATGcccaaatacaataaaataaacttaaGACAGCTGCATGATAACAGGGCTGCTAATACACTGATTTAATACAAAGTTTAAACACTGATGTAAGTGATCAAATTAGTTTTAGCGGTATGAAATTCAGACACCTAAACCGGTTGATCTAATGCCATTTAGTGCACCTAACAAAGGCAGTGAAGTAAAAGCCGTCGTCTTCTTCAGTAACGTTTAATATCCTTTCACCCTGTTAGCTTGTTCATGCATTAAAGTTAGCATTTAGCAGCAGTATTACCTAAAATATATATCTAAGGCAAGAAAGAAACTGTTAGGTAACACATAAGTGTGTACAGGTAACCAGTACCTAACGAGACAAAGAACCCTccttgggaaaaaaaataccaaaacaaaaatgagcAAATGTTAATGCTAACAACAGGCTAACTAGCAAGCTGACCCTCTGTGGGTCTATACCTTGCAAATTCAGTAAATTACTTGGCAACCAAATATGAACAGTTAGCTTAGAACTAGCTACTTTAGCCGGACAATTTCAACTTTTTTCCCCCACCTCAAACAAAAGCTGCAATTAGCGAGCCAGCAAACCACCACAGCTCACAGCCGTCCAAGCAAGCAGCTAGCCTCCAGTCTGTCAACTAAACAGCAACAACATATCAACAAACAACAGCTAGTCGATGTCAAAAGCTCGAATATCTGCGGGCTCTTTCACTAAACACCGGGAGGGAAATCGCCGCGATTCGGTTTTAAAAGTCTTTAGAAGAGTTACTGTATTTAAATTCTTCCAAGCAGTGTCATTGTTTTGTTCTTCAGCCCCCCTCCCTGACAGATTGCTCTAGCTACGTTATTTTGTTGCCAGgtcagatcagctgatcggaTTATTTTCAGTCACAGGGTCAGAGCAGGGTGAAGCCACGTTGCAACATGGGAATCGTAGTTCTTACTAATAGTTTGCTCTGTTTACATTCTTTGCAACTCCTAAAAGCTCACATATTAAAACGGTTCTTTTTGAAATttttgtataatataatataatatattatattatattatattatatatatatatatatatatatatatatatatatatatatatatatataatagaGGTTTCAAAAAAAGTCCAGAAGAGAGGAGAGAATCAGtgatgtgatgtttgctttgagagtgtTGATGGAGGAGAATAGAGAAGGTGGAAAGAAATTGCattgtgtctttgtggatctagaGAAAGCTGATAGGCAGGCACCAAAAGAGGAACTGTGGTACTACATGAGGAAGCCAGGAGtggcagagaagtatgtgagggTTGTGCAGGGACATGACAAGGACAGGAAGAGAGTGGTGAGGTGTGCagtaggagtgacagatggCTTCAAGGTGGGGATGGGATCGGCTGTGAGCCCCTTCTTGTTTTTAGTGGAGACggacaggctgacagatgagGTGAGGCAGGACACTGCGTGAACTGTAACATTTGCAGATAACACTGAGATCTGCAATGGATGATATCTACTGGATATAAATATGATCATATAGACCAGGTGTGTCACACATAAGGCCTGGACGCCAGAATCTGCCCAGCAAAAACTCCAATTCGGCCCAAAAAGTtatatttctgtaattttacaatTTAAGTCCAAAGAGTAATGTTGACAGATTTCATTAGTCAActacagcatttctttatcaagtagaaaaactgaaacatactcttgaaattgcacttctttttaTTATATTCACATACTGCAGAGATTAAAAGTGCATTTAAATTTCTGTACACTGACAGAACAACCAGTTGGTCTAGCCCATGtgagatcaaagtgggctgtgtgCCCCGTGATGTAATTGGAGTTTGCCATTTCTGATATTGACAATATAAAAGAACAAGACTATTTAGGATAATGTTCTGTTTAGCACAACATTGTGAAAAGCTCTAAATAGCTCACTCCCTTTAAATTAATATCTAATGCAAATCTAGGTGTTGCTTCTAGTTGGCCAAATCTTATCCTTAACCTAATCACTGAAATTAAAACTCCATCACCGATCATCGCCATAGCTAGGAAAATGTGGATGGGCGTTTTAAAAGTAGGTTTGGGAAACATGTCCCATCATCAGGCTTCCAAGCAGAGGATGGATTTAAATGGCTTTTATCTTGTAAAGTAGCActtcaaagcagcagcaggggACCATTTGTCCTAAATGCCAGTCTGCGCTTTCCCTCCGTTTCTTCACTGACAGTAACTTCTAAAGGCAAATCCTTAAATTTGATGTTGTCTTTTTGAAAGAAAGCAAATCACAACCACTGCATTTCTTAATCCATTTATTACAAAACTTACCTAGCACACAGAAATATAAACAATAACAGCaacaaacaaaatatgaaacaaaaaggTATAAAGAGAGGAAGTGTAGCTGGCTGAAGTCACCGTATTGCGGATTGTCACATTTCACACAAGGATGGGGATTTTGAGATCAGTTCTTTAAATCCACAGCCCACAATTTGTAGAAAGACactttggttaaaaaaaacaaaaatcatgatTTGTTACAGTCGAGTGAGGATACCCGCTCTGCACTTTGGATTTCAGATCACATGAATCTAAAGATTTTCCTCCATCCACCATCATAAAGAGACTTTAAACTGTTAAGCAAACTGAGCTTTTTGTATTTAGTGCCAGCGTGCTTGTGCTTAATGGCAGCAAATACAGCACAGTCAAACGCGTCTTTAAGGTTGTGCTGTGTGAGAGCCGAGCACTCCACGTAGTCGTGAGCTCTGATCCTGCTTGCGAGCCGTCTGGCCTTGTTAAAGAGCACCGGTCTGGTGCCCTGCTGGTTCAGATGAATAAGGACGTCCACACTGTGGCGAAGGTCTGACTGAGTTCCAACCAGAACGATGGGGGAGATTGGGTTGGCGGCTCGAATCTGTGGGATCCATTTGGAGGTGATATTGTCAAATGAGACGGGGTTGACGAGGCTGAAGCAGAGGATGAAGACGTCCACATGGGCATAGCACAGAGAGCGCagatggccaaacatctcctgATAGATCAAACATTGAGAGATGAGAAGCACTAGACCCACTTgtctgtttagaaaaaaaactgtgataTGTGATAATTACCTGTCCAGCAGTATCTATCAGCTTAATGCGGGTTGAGATTCCATTCACATGAACCAATCCTGGAAGTTGGGCAGAGATAAGCAGGCTTTATTGCTGGGTGAAATATCTGACCTTTAAATAAAAGGGCTCCTTCACTTACCTGTGAAAACATCAAATGCAGTTTGCCTGTACTCAGTGTTGTATCCATTGAAGATGTAACTGATAACCATGCTGGTTTTTCCCACTGCTCCATCACCAACCAGCATGCAGCTcacttcttctctcattctgtTTGCTTCATCAGTTCTATGACAGGCCATCTTCCCTTACATTATCACTGCACTATCTTAGAATCCCAGCAATGCGAAAGTCCATGCAGGAGTGCAGCACTACTGTAAAACATGTCTTCTCCCACTCTGGGGGCCTGTTAGTGGCAATAAAGGGAGAAGGCCACCTCGATTTGAAAGAACAAAGGCGCCCAATCAGATGAGTGACCTCTTCTCAACACTTCGACCGTTTCCGTTTGATGCAGATTTACATAGTCACTCCCACCAAACACTCGATTCGACTCATCCAATAAAGGTCACTTAACTGGACGTTAAAGACGGCATAAGAggataattaattttatttcgCAGAGTGCTtgtttgtaaatgtgtaaaCTTAACACAAACAAATATGTGGAAGACTTTaaaaaggaatttgcaaagaaaagcgtctggacttctttaaacttaaagaagtccagacgcttttctttgcaaattcctttgactacgatgacctggatgactgagaaccttcacagacaagacTTTAAAAACTCTATACATGCCCAATTCTGAAAATCGGGATACTAACGTGAACAGCTGTAGTAATAACCCCGATATTATCGCGAGACTAGATTTACGAACTCCTAAATTCTCTGCTGTGGGGAGATGCATACGTTCTCGCGACAGTGAGGTAATACGGACGTcggccactagagggcagtgtTGCTCCAGCATGGAGCGGGTACTTCACGGTGCTTCGCTCAGGTGCAGTTTGTTTACTTGGTGAAACCAACCAGAAAAGCTAATTATTCTGACTCATTCACAACTTTCAAAAAATCATTTTTGATTTTCTGAAGTGACCGAAAATAAGCTGAccgttttttctttcattttaatattCCTTTAATCAGTGCACAGTGAAATATTCAGCATCCAGAAGCTCCAAACAACATTTCTTGccactttctgtttgttttcattgggTATATAAATTACATTTCAATACCAGCTTTACTCTGACACGCAAAGAGCAAAGAGCAGAGCTGAAGGGAAGTAGTGGAGGTCATTGTTTGTCATCAAGTCCAGTTCATAGTAGTGACGTCAGGTcccatctgtcttttttttcaggGTGACTGGgttcataaatacacaaacacacacacacacacacacacacatatttttttaaatcttatttttacatttcctcTGTTGCAAACACACTCATACAAACTGCATTTGCAATTCAGTGACTTCCACATCTGCAGAAACTCAGCATATTACTCTGCTAGTACCACTAATCACAGTACCTTAAAGAAGCTCACACTGATAATTCTTTGATCACATGCTGGCAGTTAGCCTTAGTTCAGGGGAAACTGCTTAATTGTGAAGTCTGTAGTTTCTCTGAATTCCCATCATGCATTTGATTTGTGTTTCTAGGCAGAAATACCAAATgcattaaataaattatataataaATTTTTAAGCCTGCTGTTATGGAAGTTttgactaaataaaaaaaatcatgaattaaTAAAACTTTGGCTTGGAAAACCTCTTCTGTCCCACTGATTTATAATTGGTTTATAATGCAGCTGGAGTCATTTTCTTATGATCCAGCATCTAGATTACATTACACCACATTTTTAAGCCCAGTGTCTGACCTTACAAAGAAGCCATTATGGTAATATTAGTAATGTCTGCAAAAATAATTGGTTATTATCTTACTGTACTTTTCCGTAATTGAACTTGCTATTGCAGCTATGTTGTGTTGCAACATTTGCACAGAGCCTTGGGCTTGTTTCCCTCGCAAACAATCCAAATTTTGCACTCCAACATATCACAGCTGTACTGCAGAAGAATTGTACCAGCAAGCGGCGTAACATATTTTAGAGCCCGGGAAACGTTTGGGGGGTTGAAACTGCAGCTTTAAACAAAGTGTTGCTCCTTATCTGTCTGAACCTGCAGGAAACTGTGCGAGCATTGTGTTGTAAGgtctctgcttcctgtttgcCGTTGTTTCTCACTTACTCTTTctcttctccctttct
Above is a window of Oreochromis niloticus isolate F11D_XX linkage group LG19, O_niloticus_UMD_NMBU, whole genome shotgun sequence DNA encoding:
- the LOC100700106 gene encoding rho-related GTP-binding protein RhoV, translated to MACHRTDEANRMREEVSCMLVGDGAVGKTSMVISYIFNGYNTEYRQTAFDVFTGLVHVNGISTRIKLIDTAGQEMFGHLRSLCYAHVDVFILCFSLVNPVSFDNITSKWIPQIRAANPISPIVLVGTQSDLRHSVDVLIHLNQQGTRPVLFNKARRLASRIRAHDYVECSALTQHNLKDAFDCAVFAAIKHKHAGTKYKKLSLLNSLKSLYDGGWRKIFRFM
- the LOC100704695 gene encoding zinc finger FYVE domain-containing protein 1, with the translated sequence MNGYGSSSEKGVNTSLICQESYSCGGFEEAAFECVDCKSLQCVRCELDLHSHDRLKNHERVQLGPGHVPYCDNCKGGSGDSGTRHRSVVRCQNCKVNLCQDCQKRTHSGGNKKKHQLTHYPPPPKPAEGNSVQTSAQPAVCIADEIKSQKAKLLEKVSSFLLVDENEEMQIKDEASFMKSLSCSPDQLLKVVSIFGNTGEGKSHTLNHTFFMGREVFKTSPAQESCTVGVWAAFDPIHKLVVIDTEGLLGNSSKQGQRTRLLLKVLAISDLIIYRTHADRLHDDLFKFLGDASDAYLKHFTKELKATTARCGLDVPLSTLGPAVVIFHETVHTKLLGSDKSSESVDRLLLERFRKLSRFPEAFSSVHYWGTQTLSPPTDFRGLQNKLEQLLDNNATRSPRTPVVIFKALQALSERFSGEIAGELVAHSCFFPDEYFTCSSLCLSCGSGCKNSMNHLGEGVRHEARHRCRYSAQYDNRIYTCKACYEGGKEVIVVPKTSASSDSPWMGLAKYAWSGYVIECPNCGVIYRSRQYWYGNQDPVDTVVRTEIQHVWPGSDGFLKDNSNAAQRLLDGVNLVAQSVSELSVKPAKAVTSWLTDQIAPAYWKPNSLILVCHKCHTVFQDNDTKHHCRACGEGFCDGCSSKAAPVPERGWGLAPVRVCDVCFEQRSSYAELLEAEQEEEEGGTLARKVGEAVTNTFGVVVTAIDIPLGLVKDAARPAYWVPDQDILSCHNCQREFTAKLSKHHCRACGQGVCDDCSPERRPVPSRGWDHPVRVCTSCNQKPGEL